A section of the Mangifera indica cultivar Alphonso chromosome 12, CATAS_Mindica_2.1, whole genome shotgun sequence genome encodes:
- the LOC123193500 gene encoding trihelix transcription factor ASR3-like isoform X1 translates to MALEQLSLAPTSVNGETDGVNNGVAHRPPSNDGGEDGLKAPRLPRWTRQEILVLIQGKRVAENRVRRGRAAGVAFGSGQVEPKWASVSSYCKRHGVNRGPVQCRKRWSNLAGDFKKIKEWETQQAKDGTESFWIMRNDLRRERKLPGFFDREVYDILDGVTTNPSAATAEETASPTAAVGGRLALALAPTEESAEDTEAVFDSGRTAAPEDGIFSDFEQEEIGASPVKVAATGTETTAKEVKPISATMPISDKHYHPNILQGSQGQVIQQSTGATNEKQPASGNPEIGSTSQEGRKRKRFSVDGDEEMSNLQCQLIDVLEKNCKMLTAQLEAQNNNFELEREQRKENADNLVGVLNKLADALGRIADKL, encoded by the exons atggCTTTGGAACAACTCAGCCTAGCACCGACCTCCGTTAACGGCGAAACTGATGGCGTCAATAACGGCGTTGCACATCGGCCGCCCTCCAACGACGGCGGAGAGGACGGCTTAAAAGCGCCTAGACTCCCGCGATGGACGCGCCAGGAAATTCTAGTTCTTATACAGGGAAAAAGGGTTGCCGAGAATAGGGTTCGACGAGGCCGGGCGGCGGGTGTGGCGTTCGGTTCGGGCCAAGTTGAGCCAAAGTGGGCTTCGGTTTCGTCTTATTGTAAGCGGCACGGGGTGAACCGGGGGCCGGTTCAGTGCCGTAAGCGGTGGAGCAATTTGGCCGGCGATTTTAAGAAGATCAAGGAGTGGGAGACACAACAAGCGAAGGATGGAACGGAGTCGTTTTGGATCATGAGAAACGACTTGAGAAGAGAGAGGAAGTTGCCGGGGTTTTTCGATAGAGAGGTTTACGATATCCTCGACGGTGTGACCACTAATCCTTCGGCTGCCACGGCGGAGGAAACGGCGTCTCCGACGGCGGCAGTGGGTGGGAGATTAGCCTTGGCTCTGGCTCCGACAGAGGAGTCAGCGGAGGATACCGAAGCAGTTTTCGATAGCGGGAGGACCGCGGCGCCAGAGGATGGAATTTTTTCGGATTTTGAGCAAGAGGAAATCGGAGCTAGTCCTGTGAAGGTGGCAGCGACAGGGACGGAGACAACGGCAAAGGAGGTGAAACCCATATCGGCGACGATGCCAATTTCAG ATAAACATTACCATCCTAATATTTTGCAAGGCTCTCAAGgtcaag TTATTCAACAATCTACAGGTGCTACAAATGAGAAACAACCGGCATCTGGAAATCCTGAGATAGGTTCAACTTCTCAAGAAGGGCGAAAGAGGAAGCGATTTTCGGTGGACGGGGACGAGGAAATGAGCAATCTGCAATGCCAGTTGATCGATGTACTGGAAAAGAACTGTAAAATGCTGACGGCACAACTGGAAGCCCAGAACAATAATTTTGAGCTGGAGAGGGagcagagaaaagaaaatgcagaTAACTTAGTTGGAGTACTGAATAAACTTGCAGATGCTTTGGGAAGAATTGCTGATAAATTGTAG
- the LOC123193500 gene encoding trihelix transcription factor ASR3-like isoform X2 encodes MALEQLSLAPTSVNGETDGVNNGVAHRPPSNDGGEDGLKAPRLPRWTRQEILVLIQGKRVAENRVRRGRAAGVAFGSGQVEPKWASVSSYCKRHGVNRGPVQCRKRWSNLAGDFKKIKEWETQQAKDGTESFWIMRNDLRRERKLPGFFDREVYDILDGVTTNPSAATAEETASPTAAVGGRLALALAPTEESAEDTEAVFDSGRTAAPEDGIFSDFEQEEIGASPVKVAATGTETTAKEVKPISATMPISDKHYHPNILQGSQGQGATNEKQPASGNPEIGSTSQEGRKRKRFSVDGDEEMSNLQCQLIDVLEKNCKMLTAQLEAQNNNFELEREQRKENADNLVGVLNKLADALGRIADKL; translated from the exons atggCTTTGGAACAACTCAGCCTAGCACCGACCTCCGTTAACGGCGAAACTGATGGCGTCAATAACGGCGTTGCACATCGGCCGCCCTCCAACGACGGCGGAGAGGACGGCTTAAAAGCGCCTAGACTCCCGCGATGGACGCGCCAGGAAATTCTAGTTCTTATACAGGGAAAAAGGGTTGCCGAGAATAGGGTTCGACGAGGCCGGGCGGCGGGTGTGGCGTTCGGTTCGGGCCAAGTTGAGCCAAAGTGGGCTTCGGTTTCGTCTTATTGTAAGCGGCACGGGGTGAACCGGGGGCCGGTTCAGTGCCGTAAGCGGTGGAGCAATTTGGCCGGCGATTTTAAGAAGATCAAGGAGTGGGAGACACAACAAGCGAAGGATGGAACGGAGTCGTTTTGGATCATGAGAAACGACTTGAGAAGAGAGAGGAAGTTGCCGGGGTTTTTCGATAGAGAGGTTTACGATATCCTCGACGGTGTGACCACTAATCCTTCGGCTGCCACGGCGGAGGAAACGGCGTCTCCGACGGCGGCAGTGGGTGGGAGATTAGCCTTGGCTCTGGCTCCGACAGAGGAGTCAGCGGAGGATACCGAAGCAGTTTTCGATAGCGGGAGGACCGCGGCGCCAGAGGATGGAATTTTTTCGGATTTTGAGCAAGAGGAAATCGGAGCTAGTCCTGTGAAGGTGGCAGCGACAGGGACGGAGACAACGGCAAAGGAGGTGAAACCCATATCGGCGACGATGCCAATTTCAG ATAAACATTACCATCCTAATATTTTGCAAGGCTCTCAAGgtcaag GTGCTACAAATGAGAAACAACCGGCATCTGGAAATCCTGAGATAGGTTCAACTTCTCAAGAAGGGCGAAAGAGGAAGCGATTTTCGGTGGACGGGGACGAGGAAATGAGCAATCTGCAATGCCAGTTGATCGATGTACTGGAAAAGAACTGTAAAATGCTGACGGCACAACTGGAAGCCCAGAACAATAATTTTGAGCTGGAGAGGGagcagagaaaagaaaatgcagaTAACTTAGTTGGAGTACTGAATAAACTTGCAGATGCTTTGGGAAGAATTGCTGATAAATTGTAG
- the LOC123193500 gene encoding trihelix transcription factor ASR3-like isoform X3 yields the protein MALEQLSLAPTSVNGETDGVNNGVAHRPPSNDGGEDGLKAPRLPRWTRQEILVLIQGKRVAENRVRRGRAAGVAFGSGQVEPKWASVSSYCKRHGVNRGPVQCRKRWSNLAGDFKKIKEWETQQAKDGTESFWIMRNDLRRERKLPGFFDREVYDILDGVTTNPSAATAEETASPTAAVGGRLALALAPTEESAEDTEAVFDSGRTAAPEDGIFSDFEQEEIGASPVKVAATGTETTAKEVKPISATMPISGATNEKQPASGNPEIGSTSQEGRKRKRFSVDGDEEMSNLQCQLIDVLEKNCKMLTAQLEAQNNNFELEREQRKENADNLVGVLNKLADALGRIADKL from the exons atggCTTTGGAACAACTCAGCCTAGCACCGACCTCCGTTAACGGCGAAACTGATGGCGTCAATAACGGCGTTGCACATCGGCCGCCCTCCAACGACGGCGGAGAGGACGGCTTAAAAGCGCCTAGACTCCCGCGATGGACGCGCCAGGAAATTCTAGTTCTTATACAGGGAAAAAGGGTTGCCGAGAATAGGGTTCGACGAGGCCGGGCGGCGGGTGTGGCGTTCGGTTCGGGCCAAGTTGAGCCAAAGTGGGCTTCGGTTTCGTCTTATTGTAAGCGGCACGGGGTGAACCGGGGGCCGGTTCAGTGCCGTAAGCGGTGGAGCAATTTGGCCGGCGATTTTAAGAAGATCAAGGAGTGGGAGACACAACAAGCGAAGGATGGAACGGAGTCGTTTTGGATCATGAGAAACGACTTGAGAAGAGAGAGGAAGTTGCCGGGGTTTTTCGATAGAGAGGTTTACGATATCCTCGACGGTGTGACCACTAATCCTTCGGCTGCCACGGCGGAGGAAACGGCGTCTCCGACGGCGGCAGTGGGTGGGAGATTAGCCTTGGCTCTGGCTCCGACAGAGGAGTCAGCGGAGGATACCGAAGCAGTTTTCGATAGCGGGAGGACCGCGGCGCCAGAGGATGGAATTTTTTCGGATTTTGAGCAAGAGGAAATCGGAGCTAGTCCTGTGAAGGTGGCAGCGACAGGGACGGAGACAACGGCAAAGGAGGTGAAACCCATATCGGCGACGATGCCAATTTCAG GTGCTACAAATGAGAAACAACCGGCATCTGGAAATCCTGAGATAGGTTCAACTTCTCAAGAAGGGCGAAAGAGGAAGCGATTTTCGGTGGACGGGGACGAGGAAATGAGCAATCTGCAATGCCAGTTGATCGATGTACTGGAAAAGAACTGTAAAATGCTGACGGCACAACTGGAAGCCCAGAACAATAATTTTGAGCTGGAGAGGGagcagagaaaagaaaatgcagaTAACTTAGTTGGAGTACTGAATAAACTTGCAGATGCTTTGGGAAGAATTGCTGATAAATTGTAG